Below is a window of Myxococcales bacterium DNA.
ATAATGCCCGGTGCGCAGGAACAATACGTTCAACTCGCGGATGAGCTGCAAGTCGTCGCGAATTTTCTCCCACGTCGCGCTTCGGCCGCTGTCCGGCCAATCCTCGTGGCGGGCGATGCCCGGCAAAAACGCCACGCGCCCGTTGAGCCGCAACTGGCCGTTTTCGCGCGTGACGGTGCGTACGCCGAACTGGTTGTAATGCACGTCGATGAAGCTTCCGGCGCGCGCCGTCGTTTCCATCACATAGAGGAAGGGGCCCTTCGGCGTCCACCGCAATGGCGCGACGATCCGCACGGAAAATTTCGCCACCCCCAAACCGCCTGCCGGAACCTGCACGGTGGCGGCATCCTCGCCTTCCAGGTAGGCGGGCTTGCCGATGATCGCGGCCGGATGCGGGTCGTTCAGATAGCCCGGCGCCGTCGGATCGACGTGATAGGGTTGCAGGCTCACCGTCACGCTTTGCGCGGCCGCGGTCTTGTTTTCGACGACCACTTTGACATCCAGCGTGCCGTTGTAGTCGCGCGGAATGATGTCGGCACGCACCACTTGGAGCGGCGGCGCGCTTTCCAGGTAGAGATCCTGGATGATGCCCGTGTAATCCCACCAGTCCATCGCGATCCACGCCGGCACTGCGTCCTGCCGGATGCCGGGGAACGGTTTATCGATCCGCACGGCGATGAAGTTTTCGGCGCCGTAGTCGAGGTAGGCCGAGACATCGAAGGCGAACGGCGTATAGCCGCCCTCGTGAACGCCGACGTACTGGCCGTTGATCCACAAATCGAAAATATAGTTGGCGCCGAGGCTGATCAACCGATTGATGTTGCCCTGCCAGGTTTCCGGAACGAAGACCGAGCGGCGATACCAGACGCCGCCGTGGAACGGCTCGGGAGGGTTCGACTCATCGCCCGGCATGTAGCTTTCGACCATCGGCAGCTTTTTACCAAGCCAGGCCGAATCGTCGTAACCCGGCAGATGCCGGCCGTCGCCTTCGGCCTCGATCGCCTGTAAAGTCTCGCCGTTTCGAGCGGCGAAGGACAAATCATGATTCAGCGTCAGGCGTTCCTTTTTCCAGTAGCCGCCGAGGTTGATCGTCGGATGATCCTGAAGCTCGAAATCCGGAACCGGACTGCCCCATTGCAACGCCACCGGTGCGCCGTTGATCTGGACCCATTCCAGGGTTGCTTTCAAGCTGCCGACCTCACCGGCCCAACCTGAAATGGGCGATAAAAAAATGAAAATCGACCAGGCGATACCACAGAAGAACAAGAATGGGTGAGCCGCATTTCGAAAATGTCGGAAAAATTTTTTCATGATTTTCCCCTCGACTTGAAAGAGCGGGTAAATGGGCCGGTCGGCGATTGTCCGGCTACCGTCATTGCACTATCGACAAGGTACCGAAGCCGATCCGCTGCGTCAAGAAATATGGCACTGAGTGCAATATTTTTTAAATTGAGACCCTCCTTCAATAAATAAACCCATTTTCGATA
It encodes the following:
- a CDS encoding glycoside hydrolase family 2, whose protein sequence is MKATLEWVQINGAPVALQWGSPVPDFELQDHPTINLGGYWKKERLTLNHDLSFAARNGETLQAIEAEGDGRHLPGYDDSAWLGKKLPMVESYMPGDESNPPEPFHGGVWYRRSVFVPETWQGNINRLISLGANYIFDLWINGQYVGVHEGGYTPFAFDVSAYLDYGAENFIAVRIDKPFPGIRQDAVPAWIAMDWWDYTGIIQDLYLESAPPLQVVRADIIPRDYNGTLDVKVVVENKTAAAQSVTVSLQPYHVDPTAPGYLNDPHPAAIIGKPAYLEGEDAATVQVPAGGLGVAKFSVRIVAPLRWTPKGPFLYVMETTARAGSFIDVHYNQFGVRTVTRENGQLRLNGRVAFLPGIARHEDWPDSGRSATWEKIRDDLQLIRELNVLFLRTGHYPNHPYTYVLADRLGLAVMEEIPVYWFFSWNWSRQDERRIADQMFREMALAGANRPSIILWSLSNECPFVFAYANTAYNQRIADDFHTHLDDGRMLTQSPAAQNWRLSLSTEEPLDVAGWTTYYGVFYGDDQYAETKEFILQHAQEKPELPIVSTEYGAWSEADDSNAQEQVDLFGGTWQAFTETAALDPQGNVRPNGRLAAVTWFCVFNWFTKNGLPEFIAPYLQSMGIIHMDRTTWKPAAEVLREAYRVYYEFGGLGPVPDDYVDEEEPVDDDTTDDDAADDDAADDDNDNDDQAAADDDDDSVGGCGW